One region of Poecile atricapillus isolate bPoeAtr1 chromosome 8, bPoeAtr1.hap1, whole genome shotgun sequence genomic DNA includes:
- the LOC131581455 gene encoding phospholipase A and acyltransferase 1-like, translating to MAQGRGHPKPGDLIEIFRPMYQHWAIYVGDGYVINVTPVDEGAPSLSVSTTSIFTRKAKVKKQLLKEVVGNNKWRVNNKHDCSRTPRPVEEIIRRAEEWIDREVPYDVLGSNCEHFVTELRYGERVSDQVTNVVIGATAAVGGIILAGLATAVVKGFCGDSSRKERKYY from the exons atggcacagggcaggggCCACCCCAAGCCTGGGGACCTGATCGAGATCTTCCGGCCAATGTACCAGCACTGGGCCATCTACGTGGGGGATGGATATGTCATCAATGTGACACCTGTAG ATGAAGGAGCCCCATCCCTGTCAGTGAGCACCACATCAATATTCACCAGAAAGGCCAAGGTGAAGAAGCAGCTCCTGAAGGAGGTGGTGGGAAATAATAAATGGCGTGTCAACAACAAACACGACTGCTCCCGCACTCCTCGCCCCGTAGAGGAGATCATCCGACGTGCTGAGGAATGGATTGACAGGGAGGTGCCGTATGATGTGCTTGGCAGCAACTGTGAGCACTTTGTGACAGAGCTCCGCTATGGAGAGAGAGTCTCTGATCAA GTCACAAATGTAGTTATTGGTGCTACAGCAGCCGTAGGAGGTATCATTCTTGCTGGACTTGCCACTGCTGTTGTGAAGGGTTTCTGTGGGGACTCAtccaggaaagagagaaaatactaCTGA
- the LOC131581456 gene encoding phospholipase A and acyltransferase 3-like isoform X3 produces MAQGRGHPKPGDLIEIFRPVYQHWAIYVGDGYVIHVTDEGDTSSLASTSSISATRAKVKKQLLEKVAGKHEWCVNNKYDRSHTPLPVEKIIQRAEELVGKVVPYNVFTKNCEHFVTKLRYGIELSDQVEDAKEAAKDGAAAAAVTFLTGAVAVAAVALLKR; encoded by the exons atggcacagggcaggggCCACCCCAAGCCTGGGGACCTGATCGAGATCTTCCGCCCAGTTTATCAGCACTGGGCCATCTACGTGGGGGATGGATATGTCATCCACGTGACAG ATGAAGGAGACACATCCTCTTTGGCTAGCACCTCATCAATATCCGCCACAAGAGCCAAGGTgaagaagcagctcctggagaaggtGGCCGGAAAACATGAATGGTGTGTCAACAACAAGTATGACCGCTCCCACACCCCTTTGCCCGTGGAGAAGATCATCCAACGTGCTGAGGAATTGGTTGGCAAGGTGGTGCCCTATAATGTGTTTACCAAAAACTGTGAGCACTTTGTGACAAAGCTCCGCTATGGAATAGAACTCTCTGATCAA GTCGAAGATGCCAAAGAAGCTGCTAAGgatggtgctgcagcagcagcagtaacttTTCTTACGGgtgctgttgctgttgctgcgGTGGCATTGTTGAAGAGATAA
- the LOC131581456 gene encoding phospholipase A and acyltransferase 3-like isoform X2, giving the protein MAQGRGHPKPGDLIEIFRPVYQHWAIYVGNGYVIHVTDEGDTSSLASSSSISATRATVKKQLLEKVAGKHKWRVNNKYDRSHTPFPVEKIIRRAEELVGKVVPYNVITKNCEHFVTKLRYGIELSDQVEDAKEAAKDGAAAAAVTFLTGAVAVAAVALLKR; this is encoded by the exons atggcacagggcaggggCCACCCCAAGCCTGGGGACCTGATCGAGATCTTCCGCCCAGTTTATCAGCACTGGGCCATCTACGTGGGGAATGGATATGTCATCCACGTGACAG ATGAAGGAGACACATCCTCTTTGGCTAGCAGCTCATCAATATCCGCCACAAGAGCCACAGTgaagaagcagctcctggagaaggtGGCCGGAAAACATAAATGGCGTGTCAACAACAAATATGACCGCTCCCACACCCCTTTCCCCGTGGAGAAGATCATCCGACGTGCTGAGGAATTGGTTGGCAAGGTGGTGCCCTATAATGTGATTACCAAAAACTGTGAGCACTTTGTGACAAAGCTCCGCTACGGAATAGAACTCTCTGATCAA GTCGAAGATGCCAAAGAAGCTGCTAAGgatggtgctgcagcagcagcagtaacttTTCTTACGGgtgctgttgctgttgctgcgGTGGCATTGTTGAAGAGATAA
- the LOC131581458 gene encoding phospholipase A and acyltransferase 3-like, producing the protein MAQGRGHPKPGDLIEIFRPVYQHWAIYVGNGYVIHVTDEGDTSSLASSSSISATRATVKKQLLEKVAGKHKWRVNNKYDRSYTPLPVEKIIRRAKELVGKEVPYNVFTKNCEHFVTKLRYGIELSDQVEEAKEAAKDGAASAVVGLLTGFAALALAALLKR; encoded by the exons atggcacagggcaggggCCACCCCAAGCCTGGGGACCTGATCGAGATCTTCCGCCCAGTTTATCAGCACTGGGCCATCTACGTGGGCAATGGATATGTCATCCACGTGACAG ATGAAGGAGACACATCCTCTTTGGCTAGCAGCTCATCAATATCCGCCACAAGAGCCACAGTgaagaagcagctcctggagaaggtGGCCGGAAAACATAAATGGCGTGTCAACAACAAATACGACCGCTCCTACACTCCTTTGCCCGTGGAGAAGATCATCCGACGTGCTAAGGAATTGGTTGGCAAGGAGGTGCCCTATAATGTGTTTACCAAAAACTGTGAGCACTTTGTGACAAAGCTCCGCTACGGAATAGAACTCTCTGATCAA GTCGAAGAAGCCAAAGAAGCCGCTAAGGACGGTGCTGCATCAGCAGTAGTAGGTCTTCTTACAGGTTTTGCTGCTCTTGCTCTGGCAGCATTGTTGAAGAGGTAG
- the LOC131581456 gene encoding phospholipase A and acyltransferase 3-like isoform X1 gives MAQGRGHPKPGDLIEIFRPVYQHWAIYVGDGYVIHVTDEGDTSSLASTSSISATRAKVKKQLLEKVAGKHEWCVNNKYDRSHTPLPVEKIIQRAEELVGKVVPYNVFTKNCEHFVTKLRYGIELSDQVEQAKEAAKDGATSAAALTLLTGAAALALAALLKR, from the exons atggcacagggcaggggCCACCCCAAGCCTGGGGACCTGATCGAGATCTTCCGCCCAGTTTATCAGCACTGGGCCATCTACGTGGGGGATGGATATGTCATCCACGTGACAG ATGAAGGAGACACATCCTCTTTGGCTAGCACCTCATCAATATCCGCCACAAGAGCCAAGGTgaagaagcagctcctggagaaggtGGCCGGAAAACATGAATGGTGTGTCAACAACAAGTATGACCGCTCCCACACCCCTTTGCCCGTGGAGAAGATCATCCAACGTGCTGAGGAATTGGTTGGCAAGGTGGTGCCCTATAATGTGTTTACCAAAAACTGTGAGCACTTTGTGACAAAGCTCCGCTATGGAATAGAACTCTCTGATCAA GTCGAACAAGCCAAAGAAGCCGCTAAGGACGGTGCTACATCAGCAGCAGCATTAACTCTTCTTAcgggtgctgctgctcttgctctGGCAGCATTGTTGAAGAGGTAG